The nucleotide sequence AGTGCATTCTGTTGGGGTTTCGTTCTCGGTTGACCACgtggtgtgcgcgcctgGACGCTTCGCAAAGGTCggtgtcgccgtcggcgctttTCGGTTCTGCGGTAAGTGCATGCCTTCACGGCTGCTGGCTTCGGTCTTTCCGGTTTGCCTTTGCCTCCTCTTGCCCGCGgtcttcttcttcgccgtcTCCCGTGCGCACCTCATTCGTCCCAAGACGCACAAAGCtcggctgcgtcgcgccTCTCGTCACTGGGCGTGCTGCCCTGCAACGCTTGCGCCGGTGTTCGGAGGGAGGCACAGCCTTTCTCCCAACCCCAAATTCGCCTGGCTACCCAACAGCCGCGCGGCTGTCCTTTCCTGACAATGGAGCTGACACTGCATCAGGCGGCAGACATCTCGATTGTGTCGCAGTACTATTCTCCCGTCGCTGCGAGCGCCATCACGTACGCGATCAGCAACTTCCTTCCGTATGCGAACAACTTTCCCAACGCGAAGGTGCGGCTGACGCCTGGCAAGGACAttgccgagccgctgcacTTTGAATGCTTCTTGACGATCCGCAAGAGCCCCCAAGACACTCAGGGTACTCCCCTGCTCGTGGTGATCTCCTTCGCGGATCATTATCCGCAGCAAATGCCGTCTGCCGTTctcgtgccgccgcctggtGGGGAGAAGATTAAGCACCCGTACTCGGTCATGTCGATCGACGGACGCATCCAAGTGGAGTGCTTGTCGTTTTTGCGGGGGGTAGTGCGGCCGTACTCGTTGCTGGACATGCTGCTCGCCATTAGCGAGCAGTTTGAGCTGGAATATCCCCTCGTTGGGGCGAACTACGTTCCTCctaccgcagcggcgagtgATCTGCTCAGTGCTCAGAGTGCCGAGCTGAGCGATATGGACCCCGCCCGCCAGTCACTGGTacaggaggcggcggagcgtgTCGTGATTGATGTGAACCAAAAAGCTAGCAAATACCTTGACATGCGCGAGCAGGCTCTCCTGTACCTGCAGAAGCTGAACGAGTCGAACCGGGAGCTGCAAAGGGCTAAAGAGATCCTGACGGAACACCAAGACGAGCTACAGGAGTACTTGCCCAGCGTAGGGAGCGTAAGCTCACTCGTGCGTCAGCTGGACGGGCACGAGGACACGGTAGAGGAGCACGCTAACTGCCTCGTCCCCGCTGATCCGCTgcaggcgcgtgcgctggagcTTCTGGCAGAGATTCATGCAGCGGACGACACGCTGGCGTTGTTGGAGGAGGGGCTGAAGCGAGAGTTGATGACCTGTGACGACTACGTCAAGAACGTCTCCGATGTCGGCCGAGAACAGTTCGTATCGCGGCACTTGTACTTGAAAGTATCGGATAAGCTAGGCAAgacaagcagcggcgcagcggccaccACACCCGTCTCCACACCACCCCCTGGCCAGTCGCCCCGCTCCCCACcagaggtgccgcagcggctcgcgCCGACAGAGGCTCTGCGGATGGAGTTTCCGTCGGCTGATGTCGACGTCATTCGTGATGTTTTGGCGTCCGTGGAAGGTGACCTGACAATTGCCCGACAGCAGCTCAAGATGATGTTCCCCTAAGGAGGGAGtacgctgcggcgccgcttcccACACTGGGTGCAATCACCTCCAAAAGCGCAGCAACGCCACGAATAGATACAGCGCCAGAGATCGCACGATGGGATCGTGGAAAGGCGAGATATTCGGAAGCGAAAGACGAGTTCTCTGCCATCGCTCTGCTTTACCTATGAGTTTGATGCGGCCTCCTAGCCGAGAAAGAGCCTCGCATCATGCATGCAACGACAGTCCCGCTTTGCGAAGCTGCCGTGCTCCCTGTGGAcagacggcgcgctgcaggcgggCGCCAAGGTTTGAGGGACCGCGATGCTTAATGATCATAATACACTCATCGATACAGCGTCAAGAGGCTGCGGCCGGCTTGCTTGCAGCTCTCGCGCTGGGTGGTAAGCGGTGGAACTTGGGACTGGATCTGCTGCGAGGATAGCTGGATCAGCAAAGACACAGCAAAACAAGCCctgggcgctgctgctgcggggcttgctctccctcctcacggCGCTGAGCACGGGCCCCAATACTGGGGCTGCTggcccgccgcgcgcgtctcTCATTTCAGCGCGTCATTGGCCATTGTGCGTGGGAAGCGAAGGGCAGAAGCCGACAAGCTTGCAAAGTGGGCCATGCcagagagggggcggcgccgacgccaacgtacagggctgctgcgctgacGGGGCGACGGGCGGCCGTGCTCACCCAGCTGCGCGCGGGCAGGTGTCCGCACCCTGGATtcctgcagcggtgggggTGGCACAGCGGCCCACGCCgacgcgcatgcgtgcgagGGATGCGGCGTCTCCTCCGTGTGGCCGCGTGggctgatgcggcgcagatgccgggGACAGGACGAGCGCGCCCCGAACGGCACCACCGTGTGTGCCAGAGCCCGGTGTGGGAGGGTCTCCGCACCATATTGCGGAACGCCGCGGCTggggggggcgagagaggggagagaggccCGGCATGCAGGCAGTGTGTGTGGCCGGGCCTCGGAGGGCCCTGGCCCGCGGCTTGCCCACCCCCTGCGTGGGCTCCCCCGGCACGCGGGGCTAGGCCAGCCCCTGCCACCCGCACGACGGACGCCACCGctttccgccctcgagcaggaccgTGGACGTGGCCCGCGTTTGCATCATGGCATGCGGTGCACCCGGGCCGgtgtggcgccggtggtgcggcaggtgggcggtgaggggggagggagaggcggggaagaaggcggagagcCCGCTCGCCGCATGGCCCCGCTTCGACGGCCGCGCGGTTCGTCGCGGAGGAGCAGGGttgcgccgtggcgcagcagaggggtGGGTGAGCTGTGGCCGTGATATGGGCTTCCTTGCTGACCTGTTGGCAGCGGTAGAATGGGCACGTTGGTGTgtgaggaggaagagggctCGTTTTAGGTATTACGAGTGTGCGCCTCTTTTGGAGGTGTGTGTGAAGGCGGAGTTGCCTCCCAGTATGAGGTGGTTGTTGTGGGCGGTCAGCTCTTCTGCCTCTGTCCTTCGCGTTTAAATTTCTCGTTGGGGGCCCGTGGATGTGACATCGGCGTCTAGCTTCACGTTCCGTGGTCGAAGCGGTTGGACGGTGTGCAGTTTCTCTGACCAATGTTCTCTGCTTCTTGGACGCTTGCCGGAGGTCATAATCTTTGCGGTGACGTTTTGTGATTTGGTGGCGTGGATGCGCATCGTTTTCTCTGTCATCGTACGAAGTGTGTCAGGTGTCCGATGCATCCTCTCCTCCTGGTGGGTCTCGCTTCTGTGTATTTTGACCAGCTTTATTCTGTTTTCTTGTATCGGATGCGTGTGAAAGCCCCGCTGAGGGGCACATTCATACCGAGCGCAAAAGGTGCGGAGAAGTATGGCTGCAACGACAGAAGATGGAAAAACAACCGCGAATCGCGGCTTTTTTTTAGCGGGTATGGCACGCCACACATCTCTTAGAGATGCAAGGTCGAATGTCGACTTTGGGTTGGCCTTTTGCTATTCAGCTGTGTTTTTtattccccctccccccctcccgcagCGCTCTGAGTCGaaaggcgaagaggaagactCATTGTCGCGGCGCACCTCTGAGCCTTGGCGTTCACCAGCGGAGGACGCTGCGTAGTTGCTTCCTGTTTTCTCGCTGACCTTTGGCGAAGAGGCGCCTTCATCATTACATttgcgtgcatgtgcttTCATGCCTGCAAAACCTTTCCTGTGCGCCTCACCCAGTCGCTCCTCCGCTCTCGACTTGCACTACCATCCCTCCTCTTTATAGTGCAGCTCGCTTGCTTGGTTGCGACCTGCCCTTTCACCGAAGGATCACATCTCCATGCACGACAAGGCTGCCGACACGCTTCGTCAGACACCGACAGGCACAGCACAAGCACATTATACAACCGTACCCGAGAACGTCATACCTATCGACGCGGGCACCGTAGCAAACACATCCATCgtatgcacacgcgcacacacgctttTCTACTCTTCCTTTTCCCCGGCGACCTGATGCATCTTTGAGGCTGCAGTGCAGCGAGTAGAAAACCAAGCTACCACCCCCGCAGAGGGGCCTTGCCGTCGGTGAGGACCTCACCAAAAGACCTCAGCGCGTCTTTGTGCTTATGTGTGTATGGTTTCGTTCGAAGCGCCGCTTCCCCGGCTCCGCaagagaagcacacacacaagctcACACGCCTTATAGCGATGAGCAactcttctctctccgttaacccgacgccgccgccgcacgatGCTGAGGTATCAGTGATGAAGAAAGATGACGATGACGCCACGCCGCAGCTTCTTGAGAGCTCACTCGCCGCGTCGcggtcgccagcgccgctgccggcactTCCACCTCCGCCAATTGTGGCGCAGATGATGAACCCTGCGGTGGCGCCACCGTCTCCAAGCTGTTCAAACCTCGTCGGCCGCGCCAATCACACAGCCGCGCTTGCATCACTGGTCACAGCTTCTAGGGGCTCCGACAGGGATGTCACCCGCCTTCGACGGCCGTCAGTCACGCGCATGCGGGAAACCCTTTCGTTCTCGTCGGCCTTGAGTGACCTGCCTGTGGTGCCAGCGATCCCGGTCCCCGACAACGCCGTCTCTTCCGTTACTCCGCCACCGCTTGCGAGCTCGCAGCAGAATGCCTCGCCCTCAGTGGACCTCGGTGCGCTTCCAGTAACGGGTTCGGAAACGTGCCCGCCCGTCCACAGCCCTCCATCTTCCCCAGTAGTGCCTTCTGCGTCGCCTCTCGCTGAAGACACGTCTCCGACGCTTACGCCGCCCctcgaggcggcagcgctgtcgttgcctgctctgccgccgcctccagctctaCCACCAACGTCCACGCACACCGACGACGCGGCTCCTGTGAAAATACCTTTGTATCCATCGCATCcgaccgctgcagcgctcgcaACGCCATCATGTGTGGAAGGAGTGCGTTCGATGGATACCACCACCTCTGCTGCTCCGGCAAACCTCCCTCACGCCGTCACATCACTCCTGCCGGTTCCTTCGGCACCTGCAGTCGTCGtgccagcgtcgccgctgcggccgccgtccGCGAGTGTCACGCCTGCGTCGCTGGTAGATACTCCTGCGCTTGCGGCGGCCGTCACAACTATGCCATCACCTGTCACGAATAGTCGGCCACAATACCTTCACTCCCAGCGACGGACTTtggaagcagcggcgcgcgatTTGCTCTCCGCCCGCAATGAACCAAAGGACCTTGTGATTTGCTGCACATCAACCTCCTCGTGCGGAGGTAGCAGTGACAGGAGCAGCACAggtggcgacagcggctGCGTGAGGCGTACAACGCGCATCAGTCAAACTCGCGCccgaggaaggcggcgccagcggcgcggtggtgctcaCGCGAAAGCCGCTGCGAAGCCAGTCTCctcgcgccggcgtcggaagaccccctcctcccatgGCGCATTGCCGAAGGTACAgcggccgcctgctgcacgTCTCTTTGAGGGCGAAGGCCAACGGGGGCCGTGGTTGTCGTCGGCGTTGCGAGAGAAGACGTCCATGCCATCGCAGAGCACAACCACACGGGCGCCGTATGGTGACACCAAGCGGAGAAAAAAGGGTCGTGGTGATCAAACTAGTCGGGGCTGTGGAAACACAGTGGCCACGGATGCAGCGGGCATGGATGGGGCGGCGCCTGCCGCTTCGGCCGGAGGTGGTGCCTCACCAACCGTGGGGGACGGGTCTGACGCACCCCTACTCTTCACGAGCCCTGCAGCGCGCTTGCATGCAGCGTACCAAAACAGCACTAAAAACAAAGGGCTCACAAAAGCAGAGGCGAGCCGACTGACTCAGAGATCGTTCCTGGGGAGCACGGACGCTGGACGACGGCACAAGACGAATAGGTCGAGTGACGTGATCGCTGCCAATGATGGCGATGACACTGGCGGCACCGGTGGCGTGGGTACGGAGCTCGCGGTGCAATTCCGCGCCACGGGTGCTTTcaacgacgaggacgaaTGGGCACGACCATGGCACACCGGCAGCAGTGACGTCCGCAGTTGCcaaagaggggggagcgcTGAAAGCACCACGTCGTCGAAGCTAGCCGCTGACAACGCATCCGACGAGCATGGCGTTGTGTTGGTCTTGACAATACGCGGTATGAGCCCTCtgcacgccgacgccggcgttgTGCATCCCCTGGTGCGCGCGTGGGTCGTGAGCTGTGCGACGGGGCGCAGCCTGGTTCAGGCATCCACCTCTGTCCCCTGCGCCGTGACACATCCGTTTGATCTCCGCGCACACaagacgcgcgcgccgtggTGGAACGCGCAGCTGGCTCTGCGGCTGAGTGCAGAACAAAtgcgcaccgcggcggaggaCGCGATGCTTCTGCTGGAAGTCCTGGACTTTGGCAACGAGACCATCCACGGCTTTCCACTTATGCGTGAGGGGCTTTATCCCATCTGCTGGGGATTTCTGATGttgcgcggctgcgccggtCGCTCGAACCTGCTCGCGGCAGACGACTTGCATGTGCAGCTTTACCGCTACCCTTCTCGCACGCCGTGGTACCTGTCTCTGCTTAGCGCGCTGATCCCCGTCTCATGGTCCACGGCGGGCGCGGCATTTGAACCGCATGATGCAAGTGCAGCccgcttctgcagcagcggccccaGATCCTCCATCGCAAACGACGTGCCAACCATCTACACCGTGTTTGCAAACGCAAACACCCGCAAGATTCCGTACGAGGGCTGCATCGTGCTCCGAGTACGTCAGACGAGCAACACCGCCTTCGTTCCTGACACGACGGAGATGCTCCTCTACGAGGAATACCTCCTCTCCATGCTGGCGGCCGATGGTGGGAGTGTCTCGGTGCCGCGCTCCTCCCGGTATGCTTGCGCAGCCGCCAATGACGAGGTGTCGCTGGGCCGGATGAGAGAGGAAGACTGCGTCCGCGGGGCAGCGATTCCAGCGAGCCCCTGGTCCACGATAGTCCTCACCGAAAACTACTACCGAATGGACGGCGAGCGGTCATTGCTGCCGCACGAGATTCTGCAAACGACCGCAGTTCTGGGGGTGGTCACGTGCGTCTCCTTCGCCCATAGCGGCTCCTTCGTCGCGCTCGGCGTCTGTCGTCACCTCCAGCACGTGGTTGAGCTGCGTAATCCCCTGCTCCCTGAGATGGCCGTTGTTGCCCGCCTTGTCGGTCACACCGGCCACGTCCACCGTGTCGTGTTTCAGAAGGAGGACAAGTACCTGCTCTCGTGCTCGTCTGACGGGACGGTGCGTGTCTGGCAGCCCAGATCGTCGGACGGCGTCCTCACTCCTGAACCGAGCGCAGGGCCTGAAAGCATgcagtgcgtgtgcacgttaCCACACGGCTTTCCGGTGTATACGGCAGTGTTCCACCAGGGCAAGATAATTGCTGGCGGCTTCAGCGATCATCTCTTCGTCTGGGATTACGAGCACACGATCCAGGGGGAGATGGAATCGATGATGACGACAGGCAACACGACGCTGCGTTCCATCACCACATTCACTCCAGCGCACCTCACAAGAGCCCCTCCCACGCATTCGCCGCGCTCAACTCTGGCGGTTCTCGGGCAGCTTGTGCAGCGGGTCGACacggccggcgctgcggcggcgcgggagTGCACGCCGACTATGACGCTCAGCCTTGCCTCGAACGAGCGCAGCAATCGAGTATGGTCCGTCCACGCGAACGGCTCTGTggtgtgctggcgcgccaCCACAGAGACTGCGAGCCACGGCGGGGGCGACAGTCTGTGGCAAATGTCGACGCGACACACGGCggactgcagcggcgcggcagaggtgcaggTGAAGGGCGGATACGCCATTGTGACCTGCGGATGTGCTCCCGTTGTATTTGTCTTTGACGCCACCACgtgcgagcagctgcgcgtcgtcAACACACGACTTTCGGTTGCCACGCCGATTCACCTTTTGCCCGACGGGGAGGCGTTCGTTGCGGCCATGGGCGGCCCAGGCCGACTCCTTGCATGGGAGTGCTTTGATGGCGGCttgtgcaccgctgcctccggCTACGGCAAAGCCTCTCCACTGTTCAACGTAGCGCGGATGGCGTGGGCGgagtcgcagcagctcgccgtcTTCGTCAGTCGTTCACCGTCCTCGGAGGGGGAGATGGCACGCTATACACAAGGGCCAATGCAGCCGGCTGCTGGAGAGAGCGCAGCCGCTTTCCACTAtcggcagcaggagcagcagtaCCGGCAGAGCGACATACCGACCGAGGCAACGCTGATCACGATCGCAGGCACGGTTCGGCGCAAGTCGACTGTGCTTCTGAAGACAGACCCTCACTCCTCCGATGCGTTTGTGACGATGTTCGGCGGTGATGTACAGCTGAAGCGAAAGGCGGCTTATCTGGCGGAGCGGGAACGCGCAATGCACCAGCGCGCGGCTGAGCGCGCTACGCGCAACGAGCGGCTGCACCCGAGAACCGCCTCGTCGGAGCTCTCGGCGCTGTtcgcggcgccggtggctaCCAGCATCCCATACGACGCGACGGAGAAGGGGGCGCGCATGAACGCCATCGTGAACTTCTGGCGTGGGCTTGTTAGTCAGCACCGACGCACGGAAGCGCGCCCCCAGGATTCCGAGGGAGTTTCCTCTAGCACCGACGCGTTTGGCACGCATCCTGCAGCGtggcgtgcgctgcagtaCATCGAGGATGTTGCAGATGCTCTATGAGAGGATGTGCACCTCCCCATTCCCGTCCTTTTCACGTGCATCTCCTGCTCTACACGGCGTGAGCGCATCGCCTTCTGTGGCGCATTGTTGAAGAGGAAAGTAGGCGGCGATTCACTGTGCGCGACACGCGATGGCCTGGGTCTGCTACATAGATGATGTCCATTCAATGAAGGAAACACAAGACACAAGCGTGCTCCTGcgttttttgtgtgtgtgtgtttgtgtcttCGTCCCCCACACCGCTCATTTGAGTCCACGGAAGGGAGGCGGGGAAGTCTTGGAGAAGCGAAATGCTGCGGGAAGCACCTCACACGGGCGGCACTTTGCATGCGAGCAAAGTGGCAGGACAATGAGGCGGCCTTCCTTACCCACGCTTCCGCGACACCCAAATGCTGGTTCCTTCTCGATCTTTGCAGAATCCTCCCcatcccttcccctccttcccgCGCTCACCTCGCCCGCTGCGTGCAATAacaacaaacacacacacacacatatatatatatatactcATGCACACGTGATCACGCAACTCGTGCAAGCCGCTTTCCTCGATCTTTCATTGGCGCTCATCagtgtgttgttgttgttacGTGTGGTGGTTCTTGGTTAGTCGTGTGCATTTTCCGTGTGCCTTCCGTTATTGTTCGTGTATCGTGCCTGATCTTCGCCgcctttccttcgcccttcCCGCTCAACATCGACGACGCGCGCAAAGCAGgccaagaaaacaaaaaagaaacaagaaaaacAACGCGcaaaggagagaggcacaaCCGCGAGCACAGAGtccatcttttttttccttttgactgtgtgtgtgtgtgcacgtcaGAGACGACCATCGTCCCTTTGTGgtggcgcatgcacacgcacacaatcAAGCAAACACGCACCCTTCTGCCGTGCACGTACTCTATCTCTTTATCTCTCCCTctacagacacacacacaacttGTGTGAGCTctctgcaccagcgccgtaCGCTTGCTTGCATTCGGCTTTTTTGATTCGTATTTGAGAAAGATGTCTCTTGCGTTTGATGAGTACGGACGCCCCTTTCTGCTGGTGAAGGAGCAACAGCAGAAGGAGCGTGTGAGCGGCGTCGAGGCGCAGAGAGCGAACATACTCGCTGCACTCGGCGTGGCGAATGTGCTGAAGTCGAGCCTCGGCCCGCGAGGCATGGATAAGATTCTCACCACGCCAGACAACGAGGTAGTTGTGACAaacgacggcgccaccaTCCTAGACCTGATGGACATCGACAACGAGGTTGGCCAGCTCATGGTGGAGCTGAGCAAGTCGCAGGACTCTGAGATCGGCGATGGCACCACTGGTGTTGTGTGCTTTgcaggcgcgctgctggagcaggcaacggcgctgctggacaaAGGCATCCACAGCTCACGCATCTCGGAGGGGTACGAGAAGGCGTGCGAGATGGCGTGCAAGCgcctggaggaggtggccgaATCCATCTCTCTGGAAAAGAAGGAGTTCCTGCTGCAAACGGCCCGCTCGACGCTCAACTCTAAAGTGGTGAACCGTGATCGCGACCGTCTGGCGCAGATCTGCGTGGACGCGGTGCTTGCCGTGGCGGACATGGAGAGGCGTGACGTGAACATGGACCTTATCAAGGTTGAGGGCAAGGTTGGCGGCCGCCTGGAAGAGACGTGTCTCGTGGATGGCATTGTTCTTGACAAGGACTTCTCGCATCCGCAGATGCCAAAGGAGCTGACAAACCCGAAGATGGCCATCCTGACCTGCGCCTTCGAGCCGCCAAAGCCGAAGACGAAGCATACTCTGCAGATCAACAGCGCCGAGCACATGCGTGAGCTGCACGAACAGGAGCAGGAGTACTTCCGCTCcgaggtgcagcgctgcaagGACGCCGGTGCGGACCTCGTCATTTGCCAGTGGGGCTTCGATGATGAGGCGAACTACTTACTGTACCGCAACCAGCTGCCGGCGGTTCGCTGGGTCGGTGGCGTGGAGCTGGAGATGATCGCCATCGCCACTGGCGGCCGCATCGTCCCTCGCTTTGAGGATCTGACGGCGGAGAAGCTCGGCACATGCGGCCGCGTCCGCGAGGTCGGCTTTGGCACCACGAAGGATCGCATGATCTTCGTCGAGAACTGCCCCAATAGCAAGGCCGTCACCGTCTTCATCCGCGGTGGCAACAAGATGATGATTGAGGAGGCAAAGCGTTCACTGCACGACGCCATCTGCATGGTCCGCAACCTGATCCGCGACAGCCGCATCGTTTACGGCGGGGGctcggcggagctggcggcgtcgTCTGCGGTGCTCGcccacgccgacgccgtgTCCACCGTGGACCAGTACGCCATTCGCGCCTTCGCTGACGCTCTCGAGTCGATCCCGATAAACCTGGCCCTCAACAGCGGTCTCGACCCCATCCGCGCCCTTTCCGATGCACGCAAGGCGCAGATCGAGGGCAATAATCCGTACGCCGGCATCGACTGCATGGACCGCGGCACGATCGACATGAAGCAGCAGGAGGTGTTCGAGACGTTGAGCGGCAAGTgctcgcagctgcgcctggcAACGCAGGTGGTGAAGATGATCCTCAAGATCGACGACGTCATCGTTACGAAGCCGgatgaggagcagcagcagtaacAGGCTGGCTAACAGAGGCCGACGCAGCGGGGGGAAAGCGAGGAAGGTGTCGAGGGGGTTCATTAGGAGCCCAAGCTGCCTTGCCGGAACCTCGTGGCTCCTCTgctccccgccccgccctccgcccGACGTTCTTCACCTTTCATGTGATATGCGTCTCATAGAGGCGGCGCGAAATGTTGCCAGCAAGGAGAACGGATGAGGGGAGTGGTGGATGGCGGCATTGCTGACCGTCCCAGGGGCGATGCCCGTAAagggaagaaagaaaagacgGTGCGCGTGCTGATTGAGAGAGTTTATGATGTttgccgccccctcccctcccccaccacctcgccTCTCTCATCGCGCTTGTAAGACCTTTGCGTTCCTGCCTTCAACGCTCGCTCGCGttctgcgcagccgctctaTGTCAGCGCGTGTTGGCGCGGCCGCGCCTCGGCAATGGTGGCTTCTCGTGTTGCCGTGTGTttgcgcctgcagcagtgATAGTGACTGTAtttgtgcgtgcatgtgacGTTGgaccgcctctctccccttctctcggCAGAGGGCGTGTGTTGGTGGAAAGGTAGAttatatatatgtgtgtgtgtgtgcgtagagagagagggagacgctGTTGTAACGTTACACCCCGTAAAGAGGGTGTGTCGCGGCGTTGGGGATAAGAGCGATGGTAagcttctcctctctcgtttgttgtttctctcttgtaacgaagaaaagaaaatgTCGGTGCAACGCGTCGCCACTTTGTTTTGGTTTGGGAGGGGTCTGTGTGCATTCGTCCCgcatgtatgtgcgtgtgtatgcatcGGTCTACcataaatatatatatatatatatatcagACCGATACatccgcacacgcagacaaaGGAGAGGGGGCTCGGGGAAAAACAAATGGAGGCAGCGCCCCATGCACGAAGCCACTCGTAGCGTAAATgaaaaaagaagaacaaGCAAGaaacacacagaaaaagagGATGAGAAGCTGCCTGAAAGAAACGGCAACGTATGTAATGAGCGTGTTTCAAACGGTGGCTGTGCTTGCCGTAGTAGCGATGGAGCCGCGTGCATGCGTTGGCACCTTTGAATGAGGTTGTATCCGCCCTGCGTCGGGGACGCAGGGAGAAACATGCGGTTGCCGTCGGTTCAAGGAGATCCTGTCATTCTCCGTTGATCTGCGGTAGGGCATTCAAGCTCTCTTTATGCGAAGAAAAATGCGAGCCGaatctctctctgtgtgtctgcagGCTGGCAGGCAGCTGCGGTCGATCGTGCTTTACTCGTAGCGCTTTCTGTTGCTGTTCCTTtgccttcctttttttttgcttttttgttcccccccccctccctctcccccacacacacacctctcgGGCTACACATCGCCTGCCCCTCCATTCACTTCCACGGCAATGCTTCTATCGCACAGACATCAAGGGTATATGGCAGAGGGATGTGTTTGGTGTTGCTTGCACTTGAGCAGCAACAGAA is from Leishmania infantum JPCM5 genome chromosome 32 and encodes:
- a CDS encoding putative chaperonin containing t-complex protein, whose product is MSLAFDEYGRPFLLVKEQQQKERVSGVEAQRANILAALGVANVLKSSLGPRGMDKILTTPDNEVVVTNDGATILDLMDIDNEVGQLMVELSKSQDSEIGDGTTGVVCFAGALLEQATALLDKGIHSSRISEGYEKACEMACKRLEEVAESISLEKKEFLLQTARSTLNSKVVNRDRDRLAQICVDAVLAVADMERRDVNMDLIKVEGKVGGRLEETCLVDGIVLDKDFSHPQMPKELTNPKMAILTCAFEPPKPKTKHTLQINSAEHMRELHEQEQEYFRSEVQRCKDAGADLVICQWGFDDEANYLLYRNQLPAVRWVGGVELEMIAIATGGRIVPRFEDLTAEKLGTCGRVREVGFGTTKDRMIFVENCPNSKAVTVFIRGGNKMMIEEAKRSLHDAICMVRNLIRDSRIVYGGGSAELAASSAVLAHADAVSTVDQYAIRAFADALESIPINLALNSGLDPIRALSDARKAQIEGNNPYAGIDCMDRGTIDMKQQEVFETLSGKCSQLRLATQVVKMILKIDDVIVTKPDEEQQQ